A single window of Watersipora subatra chromosome 9, tzWatSuba1.1, whole genome shotgun sequence DNA harbors:
- the LOC137403627 gene encoding E3 ubiquitin-protein ligase NRDP1-like: MGFDVNRFQGEVDEELMCSICSCVLEDPLQAPQCEHAFCAVCINEWLTRQPTCPVDRAAISPGDLKPVPRILRNLLARLSIRCENASQGCSAIVKLDSLTSHLNDCEFNPKKPISCEAGCGLTVPKDEMETHNCVKELRGALQASNNKLTNVQIQVTDLKNQVKEQEREIRMLKEFMRAMRNNNPRIREIHADVENDEILRWVSTLQAARVTRWGGMISTPDAVLQAVIKRALIDSGCPDHIIQELMENAHERRWPPGLSTLETRQLHRRQYENYVTKRIPGKQAVIVMACENQHVADDMIMEPGLVMIFAHGVE, from the exons ATGGGGTTCGACGTAAACAGATTCCAAGGAGAGGTCGATGAAGAGCTGATGTGTTCTATATGCAGTTGTGTGCTCGAGGACCCATTGCAGGCTCCCCAGTGCGAGCACGCTTTTTGTGCTGTCTGTATTAACGAATGGCTAACACGACAGCCTACGTGTCCGGTTGATAGGGCAGCCATCAGTCCTGGTGACCTAAAG CCTGTGCCAAGGATATTAAGAAACCTGCTCGCACGACTCTCTATAAGATGTGAAAATGCCAGTCAGGGGTGCTCAGCAATAGTCAAACTAGACAGTCTCACCTCTCACCTTAACGACTGCGAATTCAATCCTAAAAAACCAATATCCTGTGAGGCTGGCTGTGGACTAACTGTGCCTAAG GATGAAATGGAAACACATAACTGCGTTAAGGAGCTGCGAGGGGCCTTGCAAGCCAGTAACAACAAACTGACTAATGTGCAAATACAAGTCACTGATCTAAAAAACCAAGTTAAGGAGCAGGAGAGAGAA ATTCGCATGCTAAAGGAGTTCATGCGGGCGATGAGGAACAACAATCCAAGGATTAGGGAGATTCATGCAGATGTTGAGAATGACGAGATCTTGCGTTGGGTTTCTACTTTACAAGCTGCCAGGGTTACCCG GTGGGGTGGCATGATATCCACCCCTGATGCTGTCCTACAAGCTGTGATAAAAAGAGCGTTGATAGACTCCGGATGCCCTGACCACATCATACAGGAGCTGATGGAGAATGCACATGAAAGGCGCTGGCCACCCGGCCTTTCAACTCTCGAGACGAGACAACTCCACAGGAGGCAGTATGAGAACTATGTTACCAAACGCATTCCCGGCAAGCAG GCAGTCATAGTGATGGCCTGTGAGAACCAGCATGTTGCTGATGACATGATCATGGAGCCCGGGCTAGTTATGATCTTTGCGCATGGAGTCGAGTAA
- the LOC137404072 gene encoding uncharacterized protein, translating into MIGLDLLHTGLDLLHTGLDLLHTDLDLLQTGFDLLHTGFDLLHTGVDLLRTGLDLLRTGLDLLRTGLDLLRTGLDLLRTGLDLLRTGLDLLRTGLDLLRTGLDLLHTGLDLLHTGLDLLQIGFDLLHTGLDLLRTGLDLLRTGLDLLRTGLDLLHTGLDLLHTGLDLLHTGLDLLQIGFDLLHTGLDLLQTGLT; encoded by the exons ATGATAG GTTTAGACCTATTACACACAGGTTTAGACCTATTACACACAGGTTTAGACCTATTACACACAGATTTAGACCTATTACAGACAGGTTTTGACCTATTACACACAGGTTTTGACCTATTACACACAGGTGTTGACCTATTACGCACAGGTTTAGACCTATTACGCACAGGTTTAGACCTATTACGCACAGGTTTAGACCTATTACGCACAGGTTTAGACCTATTACGCACAGGTTTAGACCTATTACGCACAGGTTTAGACCTATTACGCACAGGTTTAGACCTATTACGCACAGGTTTAGACCTATTACACACAGGTTTAGACTTATTACACACAGGTTTAGACCTATTACAGATAGGTTTTGACCTATTACACACAGGTTTAGACCTATTACGCACAGGTTTAGACCTATTACGCACAGGTTTAGACCTATTACGCACAGGTTTAGACCTATTACACACAGGTTTAGACCTATTACACACAGGTTTAGACTTATTACACACAGGTTTAGACCTATTACAGATAGGTTTTGACCTATTACACACAGGTTTAGACCTGTTACAGACTGGTTTAACATAA